One Phyllostomus discolor isolate MPI-MPIP mPhyDis1 chromosome 10, mPhyDis1.pri.v3, whole genome shotgun sequence genomic window carries:
- the RBM48 gene encoding RNA-binding protein 48 has protein sequence MASSGGELGGFFDHHVQKAVCDTRAKYREGRRPRAVRVYTINLESRYLLIQGVPAVGAMKELVERFALYGAIEQYNALDEYPAEDFTEVYLIKFMNLQSARIAKRKMDEQSFFGGLLHVCYAPEFETVEETRKKLQERKAYIAKATKNKDHFVAKKKLVTEHRDTKGFRQDFHSKKSGFCEAALNTCAGNSDPCLPYSCELPLCYFSSQCMCSSGEYVDRASHSSQDGRNHDETVGHCNHNVSLQKMPVKTFKKSVACPGAQKAITPSEAVDRFMPRTTQLQERKRRREDDRKLGTFLETSRSSNEVLIGPLLPDIPKVDMHDDSLNTTVNLIRNKLKEVASPVPKPPEDKLEEVHTSHPLKQRRRI, from the exons ATGGCGTCGAGTGGTGGGGAACTCGGCGGCTTCTTCGACCACCACGTTCAAAAGGCTGTATGCGACACACGGGCCAAGTATCGGGAGGGGCGACGGCCCCGTGCAGTCAGG gTATATACCATTAATTTGGAATCTCGGTACTTGTTAATACAAGGAGTTCCTGCAGTGGGAGCAATGAAGGAATTAGTTGAGCGATTTGCTCTATATGGTGCAATTGAACAGTATAATGCTCTAGATGAATACCCAGCAGAAGACTTTACAGAAGtttatcttattaaatttatGAACTTACAAAGTGCAAG GATAGCCAAGAGAAAAATGGATGAGCAGAGTTTCTTTGGTGGATTGCTACATGTGTGCTATGCTCCAGAATTTGAAACAGttgaagaaactagaaaaaaactaCAAGAGAGAAAAGCTTATATAGCAAAAGCTACTAAAAATAAAG ATCATTTCGTGGCAAAGAAGAAACTGGTTACGGAGCATAGAGACACGAAAGGTTTTAGACAAGACTTCCATTCAAAGAAATCTGGATTTTGTGAAGCTGCTTTGAACACTTGTGCTGGGAACTCAGATCCTTGTCTCCCTTATTCTTGTGAATTACCTTTATGTTATTTCTCCTCACAATGTATGTGCTCATCAGGAGAGTACGTGGACAGAGCATCACACTCCTCTCAGGATGGCAGAAACCATGATGAAACAGTGGGGCATTGCAACCACAATGTTTCTTTGCAGAAAATGCCGgtgaaaactttcaaaaaatCAGTGGCGTGCCCTGGTGCTCAGAAGGCTATTACTCCTTCAGAGGCAGTGGACAGATTTATGCCTAGGACAACACAGCTACAGGAGCGGAAAAGACGAAGAGAAGATGATCGTAAACTTGGAACTTTTCTTGAAACAAGCAGGAGCAGTAATGAGGTTCTGATTGGGCCTTTGCTCCCAGACATACCTAAAGTGGATATGCATGATGACTCATTGAATACAACAGTAAACTTAATTCGGAATAAACTTAAAGAG gTGGCTTCACCTGTGCCAAAGCCTCCAGAAGACAAGTTGGAAGAAGTGCATACAAGCCATCcattaaaacaaagaagaagaatataG